One uncultured Jannaschia sp. DNA segment encodes these proteins:
- the kynU gene encoding kynureninase, which yields MDWQALRDRFVLPDGVIYLDGNSLGPMPKGVPAAMERVLGEWSELLIRGWNAGAGGEGWMGWPTRLGDRIGRLIGAAPGSVTCGDTLSIRVYQALASAIHMAGDGRRVILSDSGNFPTDLYMAEGLIATLRDGWILRVVAPEDVADALTEEVAVLMLTTVDYRTGRLHDMAGLDRRATAAGIVTVWDLAHSAGAHEVDLAGAGADFAVGCTYKYLNAGPGAPAFVYVRPDLQDAVRPALSGWLGHDAPFAFDLDYRPGAGIERMRVGTPPVLQLAALEAALDVWDGIDMAAVRTRSLVLSARFAEGVATRCPDLAPALAMDIPRGSQVSLRHPEGYAIVQALIARGVIGDFRAPDILRFGFTPLFIGEAEVDAAIDHLAAIMDQRAWDRPEFHARQAVT from the coding sequence ATGGACTGGCAGGCACTTCGGGACCGCTTCGTGCTGCCCGACGGGGTAATCTATCTCGACGGCAATTCGCTGGGGCCGATGCCGAAGGGCGTGCCTGCCGCGATGGAGCGGGTGCTAGGCGAATGGTCCGAGCTTCTGATCCGGGGCTGGAACGCGGGCGCGGGCGGCGAGGGCTGGATGGGATGGCCGACACGGCTCGGCGACCGGATCGGGCGGCTGATCGGGGCCGCGCCGGGGTCGGTGACCTGCGGCGACACGCTCTCGATCCGGGTCTATCAGGCGCTGGCCTCGGCGATCCATATGGCGGGCGACGGCCGCCGCGTGATCCTGTCCGACAGCGGCAATTTTCCGACCGATCTCTACATGGCCGAGGGTCTGATCGCGACGCTGCGCGATGGCTGGATCCTGCGGGTCGTCGCGCCCGAGGACGTAGCCGATGCCCTGACGGAGGAGGTCGCCGTGCTGATGCTGACCACCGTCGACTACCGGACCGGGCGGCTGCACGACATGGCCGGGCTCGACCGTCGGGCCACGGCGGCGGGCATCGTCACGGTTTGGGATCTGGCCCATTCGGCCGGCGCGCACGAGGTGGATCTTGCCGGTGCGGGTGCCGATTTCGCCGTGGGCTGCACGTACAAGTATCTCAACGCGGGGCCGGGGGCGCCCGCCTTCGTCTATGTCCGCCCCGACCTTCAGGATGCCGTTCGGCCCGCGCTCTCGGGCTGGCTGGGCCATGACGCGCCGTTCGCCTTCGACCTCGATTACCGCCCCGGCGCGGGGATCGAGCGGATGCGCGTGGGCACGCCACCGGTCCTGCAACTCGCCGCGCTGGAGGCGGCGCTGGACGTCTGGGACGGGATCGACATGGCCGCTGTCCGGACGCGGTCGCTGGTCCTGTCGGCGCGCTTTGCCGAGGGCGTTGCGACCCGGTGCCCCGACCTCGCGCCCGCGCTTGCGATGGATATCCCGCGCGGCAGTCAGGTCAGCCTGCGCCACCCCGAGGGCTATGCCATCGTCCAGGCCCTGATCGCCCGCGGCGTGATCGGCGATTTCCGCGCGCCCGATATCCTGCGCTTCGGGTTCACGCCGCTCTTCATCGGCGAGGCCGAGGTCGACGCCGCCATCGATCACCTGGCCGCAATCATGGACCAGCGCGCCTGGGACCGGCCCGAATTCCACGCCCGGCAGGCCGTGACCTGA